The nucleotide window CAGGCTTGGCATGCGCGACGCGCTGAAGCAGGCCGAGCGCGACGGTGTGCATAACTTCAGCCACTTCGGGCCCGATGCGAATATGCTCGAAGAACTCGAGCAACTGTTTGCAAGCTATGGGAAGTCGGGTTCAGGCAAATTTCGACGCTATGTGCACGACGAAACGGATGCGGCGAAGTTCAAACTGCCATCCGGCACGTTCACACCGTGGGAAGACATCGACTCGGGCACCGATATGCTGTTCTACGAAGGACTGCACGGCGCGGTGGTGACGGATAGCGTGGATATCGCGCAGCATGCGGATCTGCTCGTGGGCGTGGTGCCGATCATTAACCTCGAGTGGATACAGAAGCTGCATCGAGATCAGAACATGCGCGGCTATTCGCATGGGGCGATCGTCGATACGATTCTGCGGCGCATGCCGGACTATGTGAACTACATCTGCCCGCAGTTTTCACGTACCCATGTGAACTTTCAACGCGTGCCGACGGTGGATACGTCAAATCCATTTACGGCAAGGGAGATTCCGCAGCCGGATGAGAGTTTCGTGGTGATCCGTTTTGCACGGCCCAAAGGCATCGACTTCCCGTATTTGCTCACCATGCTGCACGATTCGTTTATGTCGAGGCCGAATGTGATTGTGGTGCCTGGCGGCAAGATGGGGCTTGCGATGCAGCTGATTTTTACGCCGATGATCCTGCAATTGAGGGATCGGTGTGCGCGGGCTTGAGGTTGTGCTGGATAGAGGACGAGCGTCGCGATAACCGGGCACCGCGGCGCTGATCCAGTTACTTGCTGCCCTCATCGAAATTGTCAGTCCAATCAGCTACGCCATACTCCAGGCCCTGCCATGCGGCGCCATTAAATGGTAGGTAGGTACTGCCTTTACAGACATGATTAAAGATAACCCTGCCTTCTTTGGTCACATAGACTGCTCCGGGAACGAGCGCATTGGAGACGATGTACGTGTAATTTCCACTCGCGAATTTCAAATGACTACCTAATCCATCCGGCAATCGAGAAACATCGACAATGGATATCTTTCCGCGTGGAGACGTCAGTGTGTCGGGAAATTTGTACTCAATCTTGCTTTGTGTTCCGAAGCGGTACTGTACATAGCCGTGATCGGGTGAAATGTTATGAGCGGCACAAACAGAGACGATTTTTCGGGACTCTTGCAGTCTGCAGCTAAAATACTGCGTCTCACCCTGATGACATAGACTTGTGGCTCCGAGGTAACTGGCGGCTTCGACAGATCCCCCGTAACAGGCGATCGCGATAGCGAAAAGGCATGCGCTTCTTAAGCGATTTCTCATGCGAGGCCTCCCCATTTGTGAATCTCTAAAAAATTGCGTTGTCTGCCATTAATGCTTTCTATCTTTATATGATTGGGCTTTCCTGAGAACAATCCAGGGTTTATCACCTTGCTGATGGAGTCAACGGTAGTTTTATCATCACCTTTATCTGCGAGTCTATAAAGACCATGGTCAACCCAGAAGAAGCACGCGGAACGGACCGCATACTTTATTTGGCTAAGACTGTCAGGATCGTTTTCGAAGTTCATATCCACATCCGTGGGCCACGCGCTGCTGTTGGCTTTATGCCACTCTGTGAACCGCTGGTATCCACCTCGATGTGTGAGTTGGATCATGCCGCGGCCTCGATAGCGGTAGCCGTCCCCGCTTTCTGGATCTCCGTTGCCATCGCGGCTCGCATATATGCGGTTAGCAATGGCCTCTTCGTTTGCGGGATGTTCTTTCGTTCGCCCGTACTGCTCGGCCTCGCTAGGGTGCTTCAGAAAATAGGAAAATGTCCCGCTGGTAAGCGCCTGAGCATCGTAGTTCAGGCTCTCGCTGTGCAGTAGCAATGCTGAACCCGTTTCTTGTTTTACCTGAGCAAAGAAATGCACTCTTCGAAGGGCGTCGTCGAGTTTGTAAACGCTCATGTGCGCATTCAACTCGTCAGCGACTTGCTGAAGCAAATGTGCCGATGCATTGGGAAATATATGCTGAAGCATTGCCGGTGTGAATTGAAAAAGCGACGTGAAATTCGCATCAGGCCAATCGGGTGAATATGAAACACATCCGGTTCCGGAAAGCCCGGCACCCGAGCCTTCACCTCATCCCACCACGCAAGCTTGCCGATCCGCTTTAGCTCTTCCTCGCGCTGCGGCTTCGTGCCCGTGCGCTGGTCGAGTTCCGCAATCAGCTTCGTCCATTTGGCCGGGTTCGCCCACTCGCTCCCGTGCTTGACGATCAGCCGCGACGCAGCCTGCACGAGCCACGGATAACCGCCCCGTTCGGTCTTCGACAGTGAGCACAGCTCGACCGCCGCCTGCCGGCCGTCGCCGCGGGTGAACAGCGCGTCGTACACCTTCAGCATCAGTGGACTGAGCTTCGCGCGCGAGGCCGTGTCGGCCACCTCGGCATGACTCGCGTAATCGATCCATTGCGCAGAGTTCGCAAAGATCGTATGGGTCGCATCGTGAGCGTCCTCGATGCACCGGAAATCGATCCACTTGCGCGAGAATTCGCGCGTGACCATGCCGCCCTTGTGGCTCGACTCCCGTACCCAGCCCTCGATCGGATGCCCCAGCATATTGGCGCTCTGGACAAGCCACCAGTTCACCGTGCGCTGCTGGATCGGGTCCGGCTCCGGTTCCGCGTAGTGCCGGCTTCTGTCCCGGGCGAGCCCGGCCAGCGGGTAGACCTGGACCACATCGGTTTTCCTCGACTGCGGCTCCATCCCTTCGGCAAACGTATCGCCGTTACGCTGGTTCAGCACCGTGTTCGGCCCGATCCGCAGGATGGTCGGATCGGCCGGCAGGCCCAGCTCGCTCCAGTCCTCCCTGTGCGGGCCATGCTGCGAAATCCAGGCGCGGCTCTGCTCGATAAACGGCCTGATGCTGCCGTCGCAGAACACTTCGATGTGGGCCATCCGTGTCCCGCTCGCGCCGCCTTCGGTCAGCGCGTCATAACGGCCCATGTGGCCGATCGGGTCGCCCGCCCTCACGCAGAAGCCCGCGCCTTGCGCATCGTCCGGCCGGCAATGCGCAGCCGCGGTGATCACCACCTGGTCGAATGCTGCGTCGGGGAAGACTTCATCAACCAGCGGGCCGCCGTTTTCCTGACCCATGCAGATCCATCCGCCGATCGCCGCCGACGCTGAGACGAACGTTCCCGCAATCGGTGGATGCAGCTGCGCGCCGTGCAGGTCCTTCAGCTGCCCCCAGCCCTTCTCCTTCTTTCCGATACTGACGCTGGCGCCCTGCGGCAGGATGCCGATCGCGTTGCTGTGCGGCGTCGGCGCAGTGCGTACGCGCAGCCCCAGCTGCCTCGCGTCCGCTGCCTGTCCGTTTCTGCCGATGACCGGTCTGTCGCGCGCAAAAGAGGTGACCAGCCACTGCCTCGTCCAGTAGGACGGTTTTCCCCGCGCCGGGAAATTCGCATAGTCCTCATCGGACATCAGGTGCATGTACAGGCTATAGAACGTCAGCGCCGAGCCGCGTGGAAACTCCATCGAGTGGCGCAACAGCGCAAAGCCGGTGCTGTAGGGCGCGCGAACCGTGCCGCCGCCCGGCGCGGCAAACTCGCTGACCGGGTAGGCGCGGTTGGCGCGATAGGCGATCAGATGACCGTCGGCAAGTGCACGCAGACCTGCATCGAGGTCCATTGCCCGGCCGGCACCGGCTTCCGTAATGTGGATGCCGCCATGCCACATGCCGCTCCTGCTGACGGGATACGAGCCGGACGGCTCGCGTTCGGCCAGCAGACGGTGAATCTCGTGCTCGTCGGTAAACGGCGACGCCTTCTGCGCCTTGCCTTCGGCTTTGCGCAGGAACGGAAAGGCAAACTGCAGCTGCCGCAGTCGAGGTTTTGCCGGTTGAGGAGCTTGCGCTGATTGCTTCGGCGTGTGCTTTGTTGTCATGGGTCAGGCTTATTCAGAGAATCCGAAGCCGATCGCTCTCAACGTCGGTTTCGATTGAGGTCATGTCTGAGATTGCGTGTGCCGAGGGCAGAAATGTCCCGCTTTTTATGGGACATATTCAGAAGTGGCGTGAATCACATCGTCCGCACAATCGGCACGGAAGAAACTAATCGCCAAACAGCGCGGCGTCCATCCTGCCTGCCTGAAATTGACAAATCTTTTCAATGGAGCCGAGACGGTACGCGGGCAATTCGCGCCCGGATCTCGATGAGCCTGGAGTTCAGTGATTGATGCGCAAGCACTTGAGACGTGCGTGTTTGATTAGGCAAACGAAAGGCCACTGCCCGTAAGGGCAGCGGCCTTTTGCAAACAGGTGGTATCTATGCCACCTGTTTGGCTTCTTAACGCTTCCTGTTATTGACCGGCAGCCGGCGATTTCACACTCGGTGTCGCCAGCGTATTGTTAGTCGCGGGAGCCGGCGTATCCGCCGGTGCGCCACTGTTAGCGGCCGGCAGGCCCGAGTTCGGCTTTCTCGTCATTGCACCGCTATCCGAATTACCGGAACCCGGCGTGCCGTAGCTATTCGTCGCGCGGTTCATCTGATTCGACGGGCTAGCCGTGCTGCCGTTCGACGAACCGGCGCCGCCTGCACCGCCCGCGCCGCCGGCAGATTGTGCATAAGCGGCGCCCGACAGCGCGAGTGCGGCAGCGGCAGCGATCAATATGCGGGATGCGTTCTTCATGATCCGTCCTCCTTAATTGAATTGAATTTCGACGCAAACAAACGCTGTTTGCTTAACGACGAAGACGAGCAACCGCCGTGCCGCGTATTTCGATCTGCATACCTTCCCTATTTTCTCCGACGTTGAATGCACGTTGATGCACGTTTACATTCCGGATTGTGCACGATAACATGCGCCCATGAACGACAACATTCCCCTTGCACGGCGAGACGAAATTGCTCATCGGCTCGCTCAGGGCCAGCCGGTCGTAGCGGCCACGCTCGCTGTCGAATTCAATATTTCAGAAGACGCGATTCGCCGGGATCTACGTGCGCTTGCGGCCGAGGGGCTGTGCCGCCGGGTCTATGGAGGCGCGTTGCCCATCACGCCCGCGACCGCCCCGATGACAGCGAGGATGGTCGAAGCGCGTGAACGAAAAATGGCGTTGGCTCGCGCAGCAGTGCGGCTTATCGAGCCACGCGAACTTCTGTTTCTCGACAGCGGCAGCACGAATCTCGCGCTTGTCGAGGTGTTGCCGGAGGAAAGCGAGCTGAGCGTCGCCACCAATTCCATCGATATCGCCGCTGCCGTCCTTCACCGCGGCGATCTGCAACTCATCATGATAGGAGGCGCAGTCGATGCGGCAGTCGGAGGGTGCGTCGATGCCGGCGCGGTGCAGAGCGTCGAGCAGATGAATATCGACCGATGCTTCCTCGGCTCGTGCGCGATATCGCCAAAAGGCGGTATCAGTGCCTTCAATCTCGCCGACGCCACGTTCAAGCGCGCTGTCCTCGCGGCAAGCGCGCATAGCGCGGTGCTGGCGACCACCGATAAATTCTCCGCTCGTGCGTCTCATCGGGTCGCAGCCATGGCGGCGATCGAATGCGTCGTCGTCGAACACGATTTGCCTCGTGCAGAGCGCGCGTTTCTCTCCAAGGCTGGGCCAAAGGTCCTGGCTGCATTGCCGGCCGGTTTTTAGGTACACGGTAAAGCCCAATGGGAACCGACAATGTCCATATCGAGTGAGATGAATTCGAATCAGCCGGCCGCCCGATTCGCTACCCGCCTTGCGTTCCTTGTAGCCGGTTTCGGTGTTGCGTGCTGGGCGCCACTCGTGCCATTCGCGAAGGATCGGCTTGGCGCGAGTGACGGGCTGCTTGGCATGCTGTTGCTTTGCCTGGGCTTAGGGTCGGTGATTGCGATGGTATTCACCGGTGCGCTCAGCGCGCGATATGGCAGCAAGCCCGTCATTGCAGCAGGAGGGATCGGGCTAGCTGTAGTTCTCCCGTTGTTGACGCTGGTGAGTACGCCGCTTACGCTGGCCCTCGCCTTGCTTGCGTTCGGCGCGTGTCTCGGCTCGCTCGATGTCGCCATGAACGTCCACGCAGTCGAAGTCGAACGCATGGAAGCGCGCCCGTTGATGTCGGGTTTTCACGCGCTATTCAGCGTCGGTGGATTCTTCGGCTCGACGTTGATGACATTTCTGCTTTCGATGCAGATGGGAACACTTGCCAGCACCGTGCCCTGTGCTGTCCTGATGTTCGCCGCAATCGTGATCGCGCAACCGCGGCTGCTCGATACGACCCAGCAGAATGACGCCCCGCTGTTTGCCATCCCGCGTGGAGTCGTTCTGTTGCTGGCGGCACTTGCGGCCATCACGTTTCTCGTTGAAGGTGCGCTGCTCGACTGGAGCGCGTTGCTCATTACCGGCAAAGGGCTCGTCGATGCAGCGCGCGGCGGAATGGGCTATATGCTGTTCTCGATAGCGATGACAGTGGGCCGTTTGTGCGGCGATGCAATAACGGCACGCGTTGGCGATCGCATGGTGATGTTCTGGGGCGGCGTTGTCGCCACGGTCGGTTTCGTTGTCTTGCTGATCGCAACGATACCTGTCGCTGCAATGTCCGGTTTCCTGCTGATCGGCCTCGGCGCTTCCAATGTGGTGCCCGTACTGTTTCGCAAGGCGGGCGCGCAGCGCGTGATGCCATCTGCGCTTGCCGTCGCGGCGATCACGACTACCGGCTATGCCGGAAATCTCCTGGGCCCGGCAGGCGTGGGCTTCGTCGCCAATCATGTCGGCTTGCCCGGTGCGTTCTGGATATTGGCCGCGCTGCTCCTTCTCGTTCCTTGCTGCGCACGGTCGGTGACAAGCAGGCGGGCGATCTCTTCCGGGGCCAGCTAGGCCATCTGGCTAATCGTCCTGCGAAACCTGTGCAAGGACAGCGCAAACAGCGTTGCGCCGATCGCGATCAATGCGCAGAACGGTCTCCACACCATGTCGATCCCAGCGCCCCGGTAAAGGATGGCCTGCCCCAGTTCGACGAAATGTGTGGTGGGCGCCGCGAGCATCACGTCACGCACGATTTGCGGCATGCTTTCCCGCGGCGTTATGCTGCCCGAGAGCATCTGCATGGGCAACAGCACGAGCACGATCAGCATACCGAACTGCGGCATGCTGCGTGCGAGCGTCGCCAGGAAAATACCCATCGACGTGGTCGCGAACAGATGCAGCGCGGCGCCCAGCATGAACAGCGCGACCGATCCCTCGACCGGCACGTGCAGCACGCCGCGTACGACGAACGTCAGCGAAAACGCCGCCGCGATCATTACCACGAGCCCCATCGACCAGACCTTCGAAAGCATGATTTCCACTGGCGTGACGGGCATGACGAGCAAATGCTCGACGGTGCCGTGTTCGCGCTCCCGGATCAACGCCGCGCCCGTGAGAATGATCGACAGCATCGTGACGCTGTTGATCACTTCCATCAGCGCGCCGAACCGCACATGTTCGAGATTCGGGTTGAAGCGCATGTGCATGGCGATATCGACAGGCAGCGTCGCAGTGGCACGATAGCGCCGTGCGAATGCATCAACCTCGCCGCTCACGATCTGCTGCACGTACCCGCTTCCGGTGAAGGCTTGACTCATCCGCGTCGCGTCGACATTCAGCTGGATGACGGCGCGGCGGCCCGCGAGGATATCGCGCTGGAAGTTCGGCGGAATGTCGAGCGCGAACGTATAGGTGCCGGTATCGAGGCCGCGGTCGACTTCCGATGCCGATATCAGCGCGGGCGTTCCGAACTGCGGCGGGAAGAACGCCTCGACGATACGCGCCGAAAGGGGCGATGCGTCTTCGTCCACCACCGCGATCGGCGCCTTGTGTAGCGTATCGGGCTGCGCCGTGGCGGCGGAGTAGATCGAGACGGTAAATGTGTAGACGATCAACACGAGCATGATCGAGTCGCGCCGCAGGCTCCACAGTTCCTTGATGCCGAGCCGGTAGATGTTCGAAAGTCGCTGCACGATCACGTCTCCTGCTTGCGTAGCATCGCCATGGCCATGCCCATCACCACCGGTATCGTGATCAGCAGCGGCCAGAACTGCGACTGCAGCTCCTCGAAACCGAGCGCCTTGTTGAACACGCCGCGGCTGATCGTGAACATATAAGTGGCGGGATAAATCCGCCCGATCAACCGCCCGCTGCCTTCCATCGAAGAGAGCGGATTAATGAGGCCCGCGAACTGGATCGTCGGCACCATCGTGCCGATGATGGTCAGAAAAATGGCCGCAATCTGGCTGCGCGTGAACGTCGATGCAAGAAGCCCCAGACCCGTCGCCACGATGCTGAAGACAAGCACGGCTGCGAGCAGCGTGATGAAGCTGCCCTTCACCGGAACGCCGAATGCGAATCTCGCCATCACGGTCATCAGCAGGAAATTGACGAGCGCAAGCAACACATACGGCACCTGCTTGCCAAGCAGAAATTCGGCGCGAGTGACCGGCGTGACGTACAGGTTCACGATCGAGCCCAGCTCGCGTTCGCGCACGACCGCGAGTGCAGTCAGCATCGCGGGCAACATCAGCAGCAACATTGGAATGATGGCGGGCACCATGGCGGGAAGACTTTTCACGTCGGGGTTGTAGCGAAACCGCGTTTCGATGTCGAGCCGGGCTGCAGGGGCCACGCCGAGCCGGTACTGCGCTTGATCGGCAAGCCAGGCGGCGTGCATCCCTTGCACGTAACCGCGAATCGTCTCCGCTCGCTGCGGCATTGCACCGTCGACCCAGACGCCGATCTCTACGTGTCTGCCGCGCTGCACGTCGCGTGCGAAGTCGGGTGGTATCTCGATTGCGAGCGAAAGCTCGCCGTTGCGCATGCGCCGGTCGAGGTCTTCATAACCGGCGAGCGGCGCCTGCTCGATGAAGTAGCGCGAGCCCGAGATGTTCAGCTCGTAGTTCCGGCTCAGCTCGGTCTGGTCGCGGTCGAGCATGGCGAAACTGAGGTTCTCGACGTCCATATTGATACCGAAACCCATCACGAACATCAGCACGAGCGAACCCAGCAGCGCCAGCGTTGCGCGCACCGGATCGCGCCGCAGTTCCAACGCTTCGCGCCACACATAAGTGAACATTCGCGCCGGGCTGAAGCGGCGGGGGCGGGGCGTGCGGACTGCCCCTTCGCGCGGCGCCGCGATCGCTGTCGTCGACGACGCGGTGTCGAGCGCGGCCTCGCCGCTGGCTTCGGTCAGATAGCCGACGAACGCCGCTTCGAGCGTCGCGGCGCCGCGTGCGCGCACCAGTGCGGCGGGGGCGTCGCTGGCGAGCACCTTGCCGGCATGCATCAGCGAGATGCGATCGCAGCGCTCGGCTTCGTTCATGAAGTGCGTCGAGATGAAGATCGTCACCCGGTCCTGGCGGGCGAGGTCGATCATCAATTGCCAGAAGCTGTCGCGCGCGATTGGATCCACGCCCGAAGTCGGTTCGTCCAGAATCAGCATTTCGGGCTTGTGCACCATCGCCACGGCGAGCGACAAACGTTGCCTGACACCGAGCGAGAGATTCATGGGCAGCGCGTCGAGCACGTCCGCGAGACCGAAGCGGTTGACCATTTCGTCGACGCGCGCGGGAATCTCATGTTCGTTCACATGGAAAAGGCGCGCGTGAAGCACGAGGTTCTGGCGCACGGTGAGTTCGCTATACAGCGAGAACGCTTGTGACATGTAGCCAACGCGCCTGCGTGTGTCGATGTCTTGGGGATCCACGGCGCGGCCGAACAGCATGGCGGAGCCTTCGGTTGCAGGCAGCAGGCCGGTCAGCATTTTCATCGTGGTCGACTTGCCGCAACCATTGGAGCCGAGGAAGCCAAAGATTTCGCCTCTGCGGATGCGAAAGCTCACGTGGTCGACTGCGACGAAGTCGCCGAAACGCATCGTCAGATCGTGGGCCTCGATGGCGATGTCCGCTTCGTCGACCGCTTCGAGCGGAGCGATCTGCACGGCGCGGTGACCGCGTCGCCTCGCCTCGGGAAGCAGCGCAATGAACGCTGCTTCGAGCGTTTTACAGCCCGTTTGCTCGAGAAGCGCGGTGGGCGTGTTCGTCGCGAGCACGCGGCCGGCGTCGAGCGCGACGAGCCAGTCGAAGCGCTGTGCTTCGTCCATATAGGCGGTGGCGACAATCACGCTCATCGCGGGCCGCGCTTCGCGAATGCGCGCGATCAGGTTCCAAAACTGCATGCGCGCGAGTGGATCGACACCCGTGGTCGGCTCGTCGAGAATCAGCAGGTCGGGGTCGTGAATCAGCGCGCAGCACAGCGCGAGCTTCTGTTTCATGCCGCCGGAAAGCTTGCCTGCCGGGCGCGCCAGAAACGGATCGAGCCCCGTGCGGTGCGTCAGGTCCTCGATGCGGCGGCGGCGTTCCGCTGCGTCGTGGCCGAAGAGCCGCGCGAAGAACTGCAGGTTCTCTTCGACCGACAGCGTGGGGTACAGATTCTTCCCGAGGCCTTGCGGCATGTACGCGA belongs to Paraburkholderia sp. SOS3 and includes:
- a CDS encoding phosphoribulokinase produces the protein MSVKHPIIAVTGSSGAGTTTVMKSFQHIFRREKINAQIVEGDAFHRYDRLGMRDALKQAERDGVHNFSHFGPDANMLEELEQLFASYGKSGSGKFRRYVHDETDAAKFKLPSGTFTPWEDIDSGTDMLFYEGLHGAVVTDSVDIAQHADLLVGVVPIINLEWIQKLHRDQNMRGYSHGAIVDTILRRMPDYVNYICPQFSRTHVNFQRVPTVDTSNPFTAREIPQPDESFVVIRFARPKGIDFPYLLTMLHDSFMSRPNVIVVPGGKMGLAMQLIFTPMILQLRDRCARA
- a CDS encoding glycoside hydrolase family 19 protein — translated: MSVYKLDDALRRVHFFAQVKQETGSALLLHSESLNYDAQALTSGTFSYFLKHPSEAEQYGRTKEHPANEEAIANRIYASRDGNGDPESGDGYRYRGRGMIQLTHRGGYQRFTEWHKANSSAWPTDVDMNFENDPDSLSQIKYAVRSACFFWVDHGLYRLADKGDDKTTVDSISKVINPGLFSGKPNHIKIESINGRQRNFLEIHKWGGLA
- a CDS encoding SH3 domain-containing protein, producing MTTKHTPKQSAQAPQPAKPRLRQLQFAFPFLRKAEGKAQKASPFTDEHEIHRLLAEREPSGSYPVSRSGMWHGGIHITEAGAGRAMDLDAGLRALADGHLIAYRANRAYPVSEFAAPGGGTVRAPYSTGFALLRHSMEFPRGSALTFYSLYMHLMSDEDYANFPARGKPSYWTRQWLVTSFARDRPVIGRNGQAADARQLGLRVRTAPTPHSNAIGILPQGASVSIGKKEKGWGQLKDLHGAQLHPPIAGTFVSASAAIGGWICMGQENGGPLVDEVFPDAAFDQVVITAAAHCRPDDAQGAGFCVRAGDPIGHMGRYDALTEGGASGTRMAHIEVFCDGSIRPFIEQSRAWISQHGPHREDWSELGLPADPTILRIGPNTVLNQRNGDTFAEGMEPQSRKTDVVQVYPLAGLARDRSRHYAEPEPDPIQQRTVNWWLVQSANMLGHPIEGWVRESSHKGGMVTREFSRKWIDFRCIEDAHDATHTIFANSAQWIDYASHAEVADTASRAKLSPLMLKVYDALFTRGDGRQAAVELCSLSKTERGGYPWLVQAASRLIVKHGSEWANPAKWTKLIAELDQRTGTKPQREEELKRIGKLAWWDEVKARVPGFPEPDVFHIHPIGLMRISRRFFNSHRQCFSIYFPMHRHICFSKSLTS
- a CDS encoding DeoR/GlpR family DNA-binding transcription regulator; this encodes MNDNIPLARRDEIAHRLAQGQPVVAATLAVEFNISEDAIRRDLRALAAEGLCRRVYGGALPITPATAPMTARMVEARERKMALARAAVRLIEPRELLFLDSGSTNLALVEVLPEESELSVATNSIDIAAAVLHRGDLQLIMIGGAVDAAVGGCVDAGAVQSVEQMNIDRCFLGSCAISPKGGISAFNLADATFKRAVLAASAHSAVLATTDKFSARASHRVAAMAAIECVVVEHDLPRAERAFLSKAGPKVLAALPAGF
- a CDS encoding MFS transporter, which encodes MNSNQPAARFATRLAFLVAGFGVACWAPLVPFAKDRLGASDGLLGMLLLCLGLGSVIAMVFTGALSARYGSKPVIAAGGIGLAVVLPLLTLVSTPLTLALALLAFGACLGSLDVAMNVHAVEVERMEARPLMSGFHALFSVGGFFGSTLMTFLLSMQMGTLASTVPCAVLMFAAIVIAQPRLLDTTQQNDAPLFAIPRGVVLLLAALAAITFLVEGALLDWSALLITGKGLVDAARGGMGYMLFSIAMTVGRLCGDAITARVGDRMVMFWGGVVATVGFVVLLIATIPVAAMSGFLLIGLGASNVVPVLFRKAGAQRVMPSALAVAAITTTGYAGNLLGPAGVGFVANHVGLPGAFWILAALLLLVPCCARSVTSRRAISSGAS
- a CDS encoding ABC transporter permease, yielding MQRLSNIYRLGIKELWSLRRDSIMLVLIVYTFTVSIYSAATAQPDTLHKAPIAVVDEDASPLSARIVEAFFPPQFGTPALISASEVDRGLDTGTYTFALDIPPNFQRDILAGRRAVIQLNVDATRMSQAFTGSGYVQQIVSGEVDAFARRYRATATLPVDIAMHMRFNPNLEHVRFGALMEVINSVTMLSIILTGAALIREREHGTVEHLLVMPVTPVEIMLSKVWSMGLVVMIAAAFSLTFVVRGVLHVPVEGSVALFMLGAALHLFATTSMGIFLATLARSMPQFGMLIVLVLLPMQMLSGSITPRESMPQIVRDVMLAAPTTHFVELGQAILYRGAGIDMVWRPFCALIAIGATLFALSLHRFRRTISQMA
- the rbbA gene encoding ribosome-associated ATPase/putative transporter RbbA, with translation MAGKTVDPGAAVNATLPCTANGLRSGDASGAPVVRLHDVTLRYRQTLALDGVTLDIPAGRMVGLIGPDGVGKSSLLALASGARKVQHGTVKALGGDMASASHRNRVCPRIAYMPQGLGKNLYPTLSVEENLQFFARLFGHDAAERRRRIEDLTHRTGLDPFLARPAGKLSGGMKQKLALCCALIHDPDLLILDEPTTGVDPLARMQFWNLIARIREARPAMSVIVATAYMDEAQRFDWLVALDAGRVLATNTPTALLEQTGCKTLEAAFIALLPEARRRGHRAVQIAPLEAVDEADIAIEAHDLTMRFGDFVAVDHVSFRIRRGEIFGFLGSNGCGKSTTMKMLTGLLPATEGSAMLFGRAVDPQDIDTRRRVGYMSQAFSLYSELTVRQNLVLHARLFHVNEHEIPARVDEMVNRFGLADVLDALPMNLSLGVRQRLSLAVAMVHKPEMLILDEPTSGVDPIARDSFWQLMIDLARQDRVTIFISTHFMNEAERCDRISLMHAGKVLASDAPAALVRARGAATLEAAFVGYLTEASGEAALDTASSTTAIAAPREGAVRTPRPRRFSPARMFTYVWREALELRRDPVRATLALLGSLVLMFVMGFGINMDVENLSFAMLDRDQTELSRNYELNISGSRYFIEQAPLAGYEDLDRRMRNGELSLAIEIPPDFARDVQRGRHVEIGVWVDGAMPQRAETIRGYVQGMHAAWLADQAQYRLGVAPAARLDIETRFRYNPDVKSLPAMVPAIIPMLLLMLPAMLTALAVVRERELGSIVNLYVTPVTRAEFLLGKQVPYVLLALVNFLLMTVMARFAFGVPVKGSFITLLAAVLVFSIVATGLGLLASTFTRSQIAAIFLTIIGTMVPTIQFAGLINPLSSMEGSGRLIGRIYPATYMFTISRGVFNKALGFEELQSQFWPLLITIPVVMGMAMAMLRKQET